Genomic window (Ostrea edulis chromosome 9, xbOstEdul1.1, whole genome shotgun sequence):
ACGTTTAACGCATCCAAATCAATGTCCACGTCTTCTTGGAGCACGACGGGATCACTAATGACAAGAACACCAACAGCATATCCATCATCGACGACTCTGTGGACAGATAAATTAAGTACTACAACTTCAGCTTTGACTACTTCAACACCAATAACAACTTCAGCAGTTATCAAAAATAACACTGATGACGGTGTGTAGTATGCAAACTTTTGTCATGGTTGTCCTTTTCAACAATAACTAAATATACACTAAAGGGGCAGAACAAGCAGTCACATGACACGGTTTTACAATATCTTATACAAAgtgaaatttcaatttgaaaaaaaattcacttacagttagaaatgatagaatttcaaatgaagcaTTTTACGAGTTCCCGAACATGAACGTGAGGAATTTACATGATCTTTAACTTTTTATCAGCTCGGAGGAAAACTTTCCTAATGCACGTGTACGATGAAATTGAAATGATCCACAACTTtgatgaaattgatttaaatgaTATTCCGGACATATCGGATattaacaaaacacaaaatattcaacTTCAAACAGAAATGTGCCTCCTCGTGTGCTTGAACAAGTTCGGTATTATTAGTCAAAATCCAAGATGTCCGAAAGATCATTGAAATCAACTTCACCAAAAGTTCACTTCAATTTCATCACACATGTGCGTTAACATGAGGTGTTTTATGGATGATAAAAAGTTCATATATTTACAATTCCCCCACGTTAATTCTTGGAAACTTGTTCTCGCATAGCCTCATTGCTAGATTCAGGTGTCGTATGCTAATGTGTACTAACGTGGCCACCTGACAAAAAATAGATTTTTCATTAGGGGCAATAAACGTCGCGCAACGATCACTGGTCACATgatagaaattttttttttttctatttcgtcATGATACAAGTAAGTTAAGGAATATTTGTTTCGATGTATTTATTTGGACGAAGTGTGGAGGCTTATGCTTCGAACTCATCACCGCCCTTCGTtcagataaataaatatacaatcgAACGATTACTTAAGGCAATTTAGAATGTAGACCCATTTTTGAAATGGAAATATCGGATGTTTTACAACAATTCTATACATGAACGTTTTTTCCCCAGGTGTTGCATTCGTCGCTTCGATGACGGTAACTTCCATTACCTGGAGTGAGGATTATCGCAACAGTAACAGTGTGGTTTACATGGAACTTGTCGGGAACTTCACTAACCAGGTTAGCATAGGAAAGATCTGAAATCTTcagcttttgaaatatgtaatgGCTCATAAAGAACATTTTGTTAATTAAGGATGACAAAGatgtatatagatagatagatagatagataataattacttttcgcaatgatcggtaaaagttaggtaaaaataaaaagatacacgaagaaatttctgaagatttgaaatgaaaacgctaaagctttactaaacgtcttcgtgtatcttttttagttttacctatatatatatatttatatatatatatatatatatatatatatatatatatatatatataaattgataataaGGATGTACAGAATGTTGATGTATgtaataattaataaaatatacatgtatataagcatatatatataacgtaGAAAAGCAACTCCTCCGGCGCGTTTACCACTTAAAATGTATGATGGCCTCACTTCTGaattcttaatttttatttattgtttataaatcAATTGAAGTAAATTAATTCATTCTTATAATCAATTGGAATCAAActtgaaagttttgaaataatttgatgataCAAAAAATACAGTAGTAGTGGTAAACATTTACCGAAATTTCGGCGATTTGGCTGACCTTGGGTCATGTGTCGTCTTTTGAAACTACAGCTTCATTAACTTTGAAGTGATTTATCTGAAAAAAATACcatattcaaaatgttttgttgaCATGATGTAAAAGGTGTGTTGTCGTCTGCTCGTTCGATGTTACAGAGATATGTACGAAAATGCATtccatatttattttctttttctgtagTAATGTGAAACGATTCTCTGTAAGAGagaataaacaaacaatactatatcaatataaTATGATTACACATCATtagaataaaattttaaaccaGGTACAATCTTGCGTAAGAATACGGACAACCATTGATACAATCATTGATactagtatgaaaggtgaagataacgaacagtgatccatctcacaactccataagcaatacaatatagatagttgggcaaacacggacccctgaacacaccagcggtgggatcaggtgcccaggaggagcaagcatcccctgtcgaccggtcacacccgccgtgaaccctatatcctgatcaggtaaacggagtcatccgtagtcaaaattagtgtgctaagaacggtctaacaatcggtatgaaacacgtcagacagcatttgacccaatgcgaggttgtattgacaaacgttATAACGTTAAATTACTGAAATAAAGGTAAGTGCATTATGTATATGTTTAATAATTCtttgcattaattgaattgtaaaCTACCGAATGATAAATGCTTACCAAAATATAGTGTGTctaaacttttttattttacgCCACAATATACATACGCGCGTTCGACGTCGCGTAACTTCGCTAATAAAGACGTCTGACGTCACGTAAACACaagtaaatataaaagaatttacaaacaaataattacaaATATGTATGAATTGAATTAGATTTGTCTTTATAACATATCTAACAAGGTCTTTACTGTTAAATTAATATACGTGATTTAGTTCAGAGAGTTCATTGTTTACTGAAGAACCTCGAGCAGCGAGATAATATTAGGCTACGGGGAGTTGTTCAtctctgttacatgtatatatgaagtCTCTGATATAAGGAATGATTTTGAAGATTATACATTCCTCGTACTTCTATTGTAGGTAGAAGACGGAATACAAAACAGTGTTTTAGGTCCCGCATTCAGCCATATAACGATTCTTTCAATTAGGTAAAAACTAAAAATATATACTCAGGTATGacatattgtttaacatcatAAGATATTTATGGTCATTCCTTATACTTATCACGATTAAGTTCTAATCGAGTGGTTTTGCGCAGACTATATGACGTAAATATGTATAACTTTGTTGTCTGTCCTTCTGTTTGTCATTGGTCTCCCTTGGTGGAGTCGCACTTGCATTCAACACTCCTTTTGCTTTACATTTAATGACaaattatagaaaacatttatgCACCGTACGATAACATTTCTTACATCTcttgaaagtaatcattatatCTTCTATTTGTATTCTAAAGACCCGGAAGCGTGGTATTTGACATCAGGATTAATATGAAAAGCTCACAGTATCAATCTAACGGAGCGAATAATACTGTCACGCCCGCTATTGTTCGCGATGTTCTATCAGCAGCCTCCCAGAATGCAAGGAACAGTGGTAAACAACCATTGTTGGCAGGTGTTAATACAACCAGCATCCACGTCGACAGAGGTATATGcgaatttatatattgtatttgataATAGTATTGTTTATGTTAGATAAATGTAAAGATAGAggttaaaatattcataaaccaaattctaatatacatgtagttcaattaGACCTGTTGACCTCCATTTTTAATTACGACAACTGGAAACTATTATAACGAGTAGTAACCATAACAACATCAAAAGCAAACCAATTATTCCATTACTTACGATGTTATTTGCTTTGCTGCAGAGTCAGTGACCTCTGCCTCACCTCCAACAAATCCATCAAGTATAATTTCCACAACAAAGTCACTGCTAACGACATCGCATCCGTCCAATATGACAGCAAACAAAACTACGACGGCAACACCACCATCAACGACATCGCATCCCTCGAATATGACAGCAAACAAAACTACGACGGCAACACCACCATCAACATCGCATCCGTCCAATATGACAGCAAACAAAACAACGACGGCAACACCACCATCAACATCGCATCCGTCCAATATGacagaaaacaaaacaacgaCGGCAACACCACCATCAGCGACATCGCATCCGTCCAATATGACAGCAAACAAAACAACGACGGCAACACCACCATCAACGACATCGCATCCCTCCAATATGACAGCAAACAAAACTACGACGGCAACACCACCATCAACGACATCGCATCCCTCCAATATGACAGCAAACAAAACAACGACGGCAACACCACCATCAACATCGCATCCGTCCAATACGACAGCAAACAAAACAACGACGGCAACACCACCATCAACGACATCGCATCCGTCCAATATGACAGCAAACAAAACTACGACGGCAACACCACCATCAACAACATCGCATCCGTCCAATATGACAGCAAACAAAACAATGACGGCAACACCACCATCAACGACATCGCATCCGTCCAATACGACAGCAAACAAAACAACGACGGCAATACCACCATCAACGACATCGCATCCGTCCAATATGACAGCAAACAAAACTACGACGGCAACACCACCATCATCGACATCGCATCCGTCCAATATGACAGCAAACAAAACTACGACGGCAACACCACCATCATCGACATCGCATCCGTCCAATGTGACAGCAAACAAAACTACGACGGCAACACCACCATCAACGACATCGCATCCGTCCAATAtgacaacaaacaaaacaacgaCGGCAACACCACCATCAACGACATCGCATCCCTCCAATATGACAGCAAACAAAACAACGACGGCAACACCACTGTCAACGACATCGCATCCGTCCAATATGACAGCAAACAGAACTACGATGGTAACACCACCATCAACGACATCGCATCCGTCCAATATGACAGCAAACAAAACTTCAACAACTTATCTACCAAATATGACAACCAATAAAAATTTCACAGCATTATCAACCACATCAAATCCGTCAAATATAACAACAAGCAGAATTTTTTCGGCAATATCGCCGTTAACAACAACACATACAGATATGATTGCAAACGAAACTTCCACAGCAAACCCACCAGGTCCATCAACAGTGACCATGTGGGCAGACAAATTCAATACTACAATCTCTGCCGGTAATTCTTCATCGGAATTGACAAGCCCAATGCCTTTGATGAATTCAACAGACAGCGGAAGCAATAATACCAAACAAGGTGGGCAATGTGTATCTGTAGTATTATTAGATTGCAAAATGTAACAGGAAACTagtttcacaatttttttggaAGGTGTGACAGATATTTTCTTTTGTTCTTATCTCAGATGTAAGTATAGTAATCCATTTTGATTTTGAGTAATGAGTCTTCTTATCCAATTAGATTTTAAGACAGATAGAAATTCTATGAAATCAGTCATTTTAATTAAGTTTTAATGTTTGTATCCTAtataaaatattgctacatgaatgtTGCATTAAAACCAATTTGAGTTAGAACTTAAGTCTACGAATAAAGTGAAATAAGGACACATTTTTGGGTAAATTTAACAGTCTTTGTTAGATGATGCTTAAAGACATAATCTATAAAATCtaaccaaaataaaaaaccaaTGTTTTATCGTACATAATCTATAAAAtccaaccaaaataaaaaaaacccaatgttTTATCGTACATAATCTATAAAATCtaaccaaaataaaaaaccaaTGTTTTATCGTACATAAtctataaaatcaaatcaaaataaaaaaccaatGTTTTATCGTACATAATCTATAAAATCTAACCAAAATAAAACACCAATGTTTTATCGTACATAAtctataaaatcaaatcaaaataaaaaaccaatGTTTTATCGTACATAATCTATAAAATCtaaccaaaataaaaaaccaaTGTTTTATCGTACATAATCTATTTTCTAGTATCATGTCTGCAACAGAGATATATACCCCTTTGTAAACATTTCAAAGCATAAAAGGATGATACTCCTCCTAGTGACCTTATTCCACCTCTGGCCTGgaagttataaaacttttaagagcacgttttcatactcaaactccgtGATCTAAATAGTACTCATACCCAAAAGTGaagattataaaacttttataaaatcattctcatactcagaTGGAGTTCATGCTCAAAATTTTCGAGTATGCTTTGGAGCTTCTTCAGAGTCGTACTCAAAGCAAACAtgactgagtttgagtatgaatatcgtaaaagttttataacctccaaaCCCGGTGTTTCCAGGGCTCTGTGTTTGTTCTACTTTCTATTTCGCATTCTTTATGATATTTATGAGATGAATCACTATTCGTGATCTTAATTTTTTCGTTTTCAGTTAATATCTGTGTGTCAAACACAGTTACTGGTTTAAAGAATAACGTTGATCAAGGAATTTTAGGATGTTAACCACATCTATCACTGTGCCGAGTACATCCCCTACAGGCTGTAAAATAATCGACCATATCGATCATCCTTAAACATCACAATTTATTCGAAATATCGAATTTCTTTTCAGTATTTCCCTGTACCGATGAAGATTATCTCTCGCAAACTTTGGAAAATTACTGTCTGAATATGAGCAAATTGACGGAGGTAGCACAGGCATCTGATGACGTCAAGTGCAGGTTAGTTTAACTATTCATGATATAGAAGacttgaaaatgttaaaatgaacTCTAGAAATACACGTAGATTAGACAACTAGATAATTGATGAAATTGAGACTCAGAGATACCTAAAATATTATGGATAAAATCGATAAAAATATACTTTAAACTGGAAAGAAAACACCTCAAAGTGACGAATTCCATGAAATTTTCTCCATGTAGAGAAAATGCAAATGTCTCGCTAGATCTCTAAACTTTTATTCTTAAACACATGGTCTTGTGACCGTGAATTATTATATCcaatatcatatcaaaccaaAGAATATAACTGCATTAATGTATACACACAGCTGTAAAAATGGATAGATCTATACTACAGCTGTATATaaaacctctggtatatccaggggtccgtgtttgcccaactatctattttgtattgcttttaggagttacgagattgatcactgttcgttgtcttcaccttccatagaacatgcatgcatgtatcaGTTACTTATATATGATGGATATTCGTCTCCTCTCTTTTCACAGCTTTGTCCTCGCTGCCGCAGATTGTGTATTGGAGCGAATACGTTCGGAGTTTGGTATTGTCTGTAAAGACGATCATATAAAGGCTGCTGTACTTCAGTTTTCTGATGAAGTTCAGCTCTTTCTCGGAATCAATCCGGAGACATGTAAGTAATCCACAGTtcacttttataaaaaaaattagaaaagaaAGAGTTGACTTGGGGCATTTTGATATGGTATCATACTTGTAGGTTTTACAACAACCACAACAGCAACAACAATAGAAAGAACGACAATAACTGAAAGAGCAACATCAAcaacacaaacaacaacaacaagaCAAAGAACAGCAACAACAGAATAACAACTATAACAGAAAGAGCAGAAGCAGCAAGAGAAGTAACAGCAACACTAGCAACAACAGCAACACTAGCAACAACAGCAACACTAGCAACAACAGCAGCAGTGGTATGAATGACAAGAAGAAACAGAGGACATGGAAACCAATGTAAAACACTTCATTTGCTGTATAAGAGGCTATCCATGGAAATATCAGACAGGAGAAGTTCCGCATATCGAATTTTCAGCTCAGCATTTTAAATTCATCCAtctaatgtttaaaaaattaaacacaacattgatTTTCAACACCTGTGCCATTGagacgggttcgatcgccgTTGCCAGATAGCTCCGTTGGTACACACATGTCCAGAGATATGGGGAGGGGTGGTGGGTTCGAATCTCAGTCAGGTACATTGTCCCCTTCTTGTTACACTCCATTAAGGTGTTGGCTTTGATACTTTAAACATGTTATATATTACGGTGGCTTTAATTTTACTATGTTGCTATTTGAAAAATTGGCCCGAACTTGTTGGCTGACAATAAACGTATATACCTACTCCGGTGAGTAGAATAAGTTTTAATCACTGTCTGCATAGGACAAAGAAGTACATGATTTTATCTACGGCCGGGGAATAactctgaaatatttttgtacatgatAAATCACGAATTATCATTCCTGTGCATTAATCTCTGTTACACAAATAAACGCAATATTGCAACGCAGgtggaaaacgaaagtaaaTCATGAGGTGAGAAGTAAGTTACAGggtgtatttgttttaattgatttgaacatattttattgtctggatgttataacaaaaggattaagcacaagttcttaaaacttagaacaCCCTCTcctaattaaattgttttaattgatcTTCCAGTACTATGTTTATTGATAAATAATTCCATTACCTAATCTACTCTataaattaatacattttttttctgttttccaaCTTTAATCAGTAGAGAAAGGTACACAAAATGAGCAGGGGTGAAACAGTTCATCTCGTGACCTACTATTACCCGATCACGTGACGAATTGTTTCCCAGTCACGTGAGAAACTATTGATTaggtaataaaacaaatatttcatggctactatGGAAACAGTCATTTCTATTGTCCTGAGGTCGGGGCAAGACCCGGGAAACTTGTCACAGGCCCTAGGAAATTAAAAGAGTAAGTAATCCTAATACTGTGATTAGTATTGGACACGTATACAGCACTCCATGAAAGTAATTTTATCAGTAGTGGATTTGGGGGGTGTTATGGGAGTTGCAAACTTCTCCCTTTCATTTGATTTAACACTTTAAGCAAAAATGTCAGTTTTCCCTATTTTTGGGTCTTCAGTCTCTTCTTTTGGGGCATTCATAATTcttattgctaaaatacataaCAATCAAGCTAGGAATGGAATCTTGCATGTCAAAAACCACCTATACTATAGGCAGGGCCGGATTTTCACTGGACATTCTCTCGATATGCTGTGCCTTATATTGAATCTTGAGAACGCACTctcacttttattttatttaccaCTTAAATTGTACATATTACTATAATACACATcgaaacaaaagaaaaaagcTTTTTGAGACACTATGATCTTAAGTAGCAGCTTGTAACTTTGTCCTCGACATACGTCTCTCAGCCTGACTAAAAAGTTGGCTACAAGAATCACAAAACCGATTGAGTATACTCGACTAGTTTATTCACTTCTTCAGGGATGTAATGAATATTATAGTAGAGTATACTCGACTAGTTTATTCACTTCTTCAGGGGTGTAATGAATATTATAGTAGAGTATACTCGACTAGTTTATTCACTTCTTCAGGGGTGTAATGGATATTCTAGTAGAGAATACTCAATTgggtttttgatatttttattatactaaGTATtacttgtgtagatttttctaTACTATATCTGGATTATAGTTATATCATATTGTGCTTTGGAAAAATCTTACACTTTTAATTGAGTAAGTATATGAAAGTATTTTGTtgaatacattgtataattCATGTAATCGTAATCTAGTTTATatgatttgtttttttaaaaagaagaatTTTGTGTTCTTGTTTTACGTTTTGAAATACCGGTGACAGTCTATATCTACCCTATATGTTATTAGTTTTGTCAAACTTTGCATGTATGCAtatgtttattgttttcatatattttaaaacttataaaATCTAATATATTCGGTTCAATAAGCGttatttgaattgaattttatCGTATCTTAATTCAcgtatttttattaaaagtgaaAACAGTCGCATCTTATTCcatgtttctttgtttattgGTTTTGTAAGCCTTACCCAAGAAGTGTTATCATGCCATGAATAAAAAGAAATCCAGCCATTTTATATCCGATATCTCcattgttttgattaatatgaCTAAAGCAGGATTTACGAATGCTCAAAATGATCCGATTTAATCTTGCTATAGACCTTAGAGTCTTCGATAGGGTGAATTATGTAATTGTAATGATAGGTGATATAGACAGCACACTCAAAGCATATACCATGGTGATTTCTGTTCCGTGATAGCAGTGGGGTTTTTTGGTAACGTTAGTTATTGAAAAGACATCCCTAAGCCACGGTAGAACTAGTACCATTAAATGGGACATTTCTTAGCATTCTGAGGACTCTCTTCTCACTAGAAAGAGTCCTTTAGAACTGTAAATAATTGGCCATCTTTTTTCCCGAACTAATATTCGGACAGATTTCATTTGATaataattttttctttgtttaaaaaaccGCACCCAATCAAGAACAATTACAGAATATTATAATTCAAATATGGATTCGTCGAAAGTTGTTTACTGTTCCTCGTATCGAGTCCctactatatacaatgtagaagTTGAAATTCAAATCGCACGAGGGTTTCTACAT
Coding sequences:
- the LOC125659352 gene encoding mucin-2-like; amino-acid sequence: MARLERYSSINDANQENGVDHSYTNPSYDRYFDDIEELESKWRTEDGEVFTARKRRCTKFNFAVVIFILASAGLAIFLIVKFADDNYNVQPTPRPRPVERSTQMTAPTVPATTTSLESPVSTTLSMTSELSSSATTSSVSSISNILTTTPTVAPSTTFKDEQAFVFDVTFRLSNQTWTNEYLDRNSDVYKNLSDNLTVQILQGLNDTETGPNVKDISIINIRKGSVVVDFAIHLRKPSLSSTIQSDLNTAIATAKSNGLLPLLADVDTESIQISLSQTSPTSTDVTTQKDITTKATTQSSSTAAPDPSSTTLDQYSTSRTTTPIPTFTSMTQPTTTSLKTSSSATSTKTKPSTSFSSLTSAVSTTKKDTATPSTTMISLTTTKRNISTTTYPTNTTETPPVTNTTKSPTTFNASKSMSTSSWSTTGSLMTRTPTAYPSSTTLWTDKLSTTTSALTTSTPITTSAVIKNNTDDGVAFVASMTVTSITWSEDYRNSNSVVYMELVGNFTNQVEDGIQNSVLGPAFSHITILSIRPGSVVFDIRINMKSSQYQSNGANNTVTPAIVRDVLSAASQNARNSGKQPLLAGVNTTSIHVDRESVTSASPPTNPSSIISTTKSLLTTSHPSNMTANKTTTATPPSTTSHPSNMTANKTTTATPPSTSHPSNMTANKTTTATPPSTSHPSNMTENKTTTATPPSATSHPSNMTANKTTTATPPSTTSHPSNMTANKTTTATPPSTTSHPSNMTANKTTTATPPSTSHPSNTTANKTTTATPPSTTSHPSNMTANKTTTATPPSTTSHPSNMTANKTMTATPPSTTSHPSNTTANKTTTAIPPSTTSHPSNMTANKTTTATPPSSTSHPSNMTANKTTTATPPSSTSHPSNVTANKTTTATPPSTTSHPSNMTTNKTTTATPPSTTSHPSNMTANKTTTATPLSTTSHPSNMTANRTTMVTPPSTTSHPSNMTANKTSTTYLPNMTTNKNFTALSTTSNPSNITTSRIFSAISPLTTTHTDMIANETSTANPPGPSTVTMWADKFNTTISAGNSSSELTSPMPLMNSTDSGSNNTKQVFPCTDEDYLSQTLENYCLNMSKLTEVAQASDDVKCSFVLAAADCVLERIRSEFGIVCKDDHIKAAVLQFSDEVQLFLGINPETCFTTTTTATTIERTTITERATSTTQTTTTRQRTATTE